A window from Glaciimonas sp. PCH181 encodes these proteins:
- the rplC gene encoding 50S ribosomal protein L3 produces the protein MEKTMSLGLVGRKVGMMRIFTDDGESIPVTVVDVSNNRVTQIKTPETDGYTAVQVAFGQRRASRVNKAAAGHYAKAGVEAGTILREFRIDSAKASELKAGDVVAASLFEAGQKVDVQGTSIGKGYAGVIKRYNFSSGRATHGNSRSHNVPGSIGMAQDPGRVFPGKRMTGHMGDVTVTTQNLEIARVDAERQLLMVKGAVPGAKNGQVVVMPAVKVKAKKGA, from the coding sequence ATGGAGAAAACAATGAGCCTAGGCCTTGTTGGTCGCAAGGTTGGAATGATGCGCATATTTACGGATGATGGGGAATCAATTCCTGTTACCGTGGTAGATGTATCGAACAACCGTGTGACTCAAATCAAAACGCCTGAAACAGACGGTTATACCGCTGTTCAAGTTGCATTCGGTCAGCGTCGCGCATCACGCGTGAATAAAGCTGCAGCCGGCCACTACGCTAAAGCAGGTGTAGAAGCTGGTACCATCCTCAGAGAATTCCGTATCGATTCTGCTAAAGCTTCTGAATTGAAAGCTGGCGACGTTGTCGCTGCTAGCTTGTTCGAAGCTGGTCAAAAAGTCGATGTGCAGGGTACTTCGATCGGTAAGGGTTACGCTGGTGTTATCAAGCGTTACAACTTCTCATCTGGTCGTGCTACCCACGGTAACTCCCGTTCGCATAATGTTCCAGGTTCCATCGGTATGGCGCAGGATCCAGGTCGTGTTTTCCCTGGTAAGCGTATGACCGGTCACATGGGTGACGTTACTGTAACTACGCAAAACCTCGAAATCGCACGTGTTGACGCTGAGCGCCAACTACTGATGGTCAAGGGCGCGGTTCCAGGTGCAAAGAACGGTCAAGTTGTCGTGATGCCTGCTGTTAAAGTCAAAGCAAAGAAGGGAGCCTAA
- the rpsJ gene encoding 30S ribosomal protein S10 produces the protein MSAPNQKIRIRLKAFDYRLIDQSAQEIVDTAKRTGAVVKGPVPLPTRIQRFDVLRSPHVNKTSRDQFEIRTHQRLMDIVDPTDKTVDALMKLDLPAGVDVEIKLQ, from the coding sequence ATGTCTGCTCCAAATCAAAAAATCCGGATTCGTCTGAAAGCATTTGACTATCGTTTGATCGACCAATCGGCACAAGAAATCGTCGATACAGCGAAACGCACTGGTGCAGTTGTTAAGGGACCGGTCCCTTTGCCAACACGTATTCAGCGTTTTGACGTTTTGCGCTCGCCGCACGTCAACAAGACTTCACGTGATCAGTTCGAAATCCGTACGCATCAACGTTTGATGGATATCGTTGATCCAACAGACAAGACTGTTGATGCATTGATGAAGCTGGATCTGCCAGCTGGTGTTGATGTAGAAATTAAGTTGCAATAA
- the tuf gene encoding elongation factor Tu has translation MAKSKFERTKPHVNVGTIGHVDHGKTTLTAAIATVLSKKFGGEAKGYAQIDAAPEEKARGITINTAHVEYETANRHYAHVDCPGHADYVKNMITGAAQMDGAILVCSAADGPMPQTREHILLARQVGVPYIIVYLNKCDMVDDAELLELVEMEVRELLSKYEFPGDDLPIIQGSAKLALEGDTGPLGEESIMKLADALDSYIPTPERAVDGAFLLPVEDVFSISGRGTVVTGRIERGIVKVGEELEIIGIRDTQKTTCTGVEMFRKLLDQGQAGDNVGVLLRGTKREDVERGQVLAKPGTIKPHKHFTGEIYVLSKDEGGRHTPFFNNYRPQFYFRTTDVTGSIALPEGKEMVMPGDNVSITVMLINPIAMEEGLRFAIREGGRTVGAGVVAKILPDA, from the coding sequence ATGGCAAAAAGTAAATTTGAACGGACCAAGCCGCACGTGAACGTTGGCACGATTGGTCACGTTGATCATGGCAAAACCACACTGACTGCAGCAATTGCGACGGTGTTGTCGAAGAAATTTGGCGGCGAAGCTAAAGGCTACGCGCAAATTGATGCGGCACCGGAAGAAAAAGCGCGTGGTATTACGATCAACACAGCGCACGTAGAATACGAAACGGCGAATCGCCACTACGCGCACGTTGACTGCCCAGGCCATGCTGACTATGTTAAAAACATGATCACTGGCGCGGCGCAAATGGACGGTGCGATTCTGGTGTGTTCGGCTGCTGATGGTCCGATGCCACAAACGCGTGAGCACATCTTGCTGGCGCGTCAAGTTGGTGTGCCATACATCATTGTGTACCTGAACAAATGCGACATGGTTGACGATGCTGAGTTGCTTGAGCTGGTCGAAATGGAAGTGCGTGAGTTATTGAGCAAGTATGAATTCCCAGGCGACGACCTGCCGATCATCCAGGGTTCAGCGAAGCTGGCACTGGAAGGCGACACAGGTCCATTGGGCGAAGAGTCGATCATGAAGTTGGCTGACGCACTGGACAGCTACATCCCGACACCGGAGCGTGCAGTTGATGGCGCGTTCTTGCTGCCAGTGGAAGATGTGTTCTCGATCTCAGGTCGCGGTACAGTGGTAACTGGTCGTATCGAGCGCGGTATTGTTAAAGTTGGCGAAGAACTGGAAATCATTGGTATTCGCGATACACAAAAAACAACTTGTACTGGCGTTGAAATGTTCCGTAAGTTGCTGGACCAAGGTCAAGCTGGCGATAACGTTGGTGTTCTGCTGCGCGGTACGAAGCGTGAAGATGTTGAGCGGGGTCAAGTTCTGGCGAAGCCAGGTACGATCAAGCCACACAAGCATTTCACAGGCGAGATCTATGTTCTGTCGAAAGACGAAGGCGGCCGTCATACACCTTTCTTCAACAACTATCGTCCACAGTTCTACTTCCGTACGACGGATGTAACTGGTTCGATCGCGTTGCCAGAAGGTAAAGAAATGGTGATGCCAGGCGATAACGTTTCGATCACAGTGATGCTGATCAACCCAATCGCGATGGAAGAAGGCTTGCGCTTCGCTATTCGTGAAGGTGGTCGTACTGTTGGTGCGGGTGTTGTTGCTAAAATCCTGCCTGACGCGTAA
- the fusA gene encoding elongation factor G: protein MARKTPIERYRNIGISAHIDAGKTTTTERVLFYTGVNHKIGEVHDGAATMDWMEQEQERGITITSAATTCFWKGMAGNFPPHHINIIDTPGHVDFTIEVERSMRVLDGACMVYCAVGGVQPQSETVWRQANKYKVPRLAFVNKMDRTGANFFKVYEQMRARLKANPVPMQVPIGAEENFEGVIDLVKMKAIYWDDSTQGMKFDYREIPENLAAEAAKWRENMVEAAAEASEELMNKYLEEGDLTEAEIKAAIRQRTIASEIVPMMCGTAFKNKGVQAMLDGVVEYLPSPVDIPPVPGMDEDDEPVVRKAEDTEKFSALAFKIATDPFVGQLCFIRCYSGTLNSGDTVYNSVKEKKERIGRIVQMHANQREEIKEMLAGDIAAVVGLKDTTTGDTLCDDKAIVVLERMVFPEPVISQAVEPKTKQDQEKMGLALNRLAAEDPSFRVRTDEESGQTIIAGMGELHLDIIVDRMRREFNVEATVGKPQVAYRETIRKTCEEIEGKFVKQSGGRGQYGHVVLKIEPQAPGTGFEFVDAIKGGTVPREYIPAVEKGVRETLTAGVLAGYPVVDVKVTLFFGSYHDVDSNENAFRMAASMAFKDGCRKASPVILEPMMAVEVETPEDYAGTVMGDLSSRRGMVQGMDEIAGGGGKIIKAEVPLSEMFGYSTSLRSATQGRATYSMEFKHYSEAPKNVIDAIVTSKTK from the coding sequence ATGGCTCGCAAGACCCCCATTGAGCGCTATCGCAATATCGGTATTTCCGCTCACATTGATGCTGGTAAAACCACGACCACTGAACGTGTGTTGTTTTACACCGGCGTGAATCACAAGATTGGTGAAGTGCATGATGGCGCAGCCACCATGGACTGGATGGAACAAGAACAAGAGCGCGGAATCACAATTACTTCTGCTGCTACCACTTGTTTCTGGAAAGGTATGGCGGGTAATTTCCCTCCACACCACATCAACATCATTGATACTCCGGGTCACGTTGACTTCACTATTGAAGTTGAGCGTTCGATGCGTGTATTGGATGGTGCTTGCATGGTTTACTGCGCAGTCGGCGGTGTGCAACCACAATCTGAAACAGTATGGCGTCAGGCTAATAAGTACAAAGTTCCACGTTTGGCGTTTGTCAATAAAATGGATCGTACTGGTGCTAATTTCTTCAAAGTTTACGAGCAAATGCGCGCACGCTTGAAGGCAAATCCAGTTCCTATGCAAGTGCCAATCGGTGCCGAAGAAAATTTCGAAGGCGTAATCGATCTGGTCAAAATGAAGGCGATCTATTGGGATGATTCAACCCAAGGTATGAAGTTTGACTACCGTGAGATTCCTGAGAATTTGGCAGCTGAAGCAGCAAAATGGCGCGAGAATATGGTTGAAGCCGCCGCTGAAGCGTCAGAAGAACTGATGAATAAGTACCTGGAAGAAGGCGATTTGACAGAAGCGGAAATTAAAGCTGCTATTCGTCAACGTACTATTGCTAGTGAAATCGTCCCGATGATGTGCGGTACAGCCTTCAAAAACAAGGGTGTGCAGGCAATGTTGGATGGCGTGGTTGAGTACTTGCCATCACCAGTGGATATTCCGCCAGTCCCAGGTATGGACGAAGATGATGAGCCAGTGGTGCGTAAAGCAGAAGACACTGAAAAATTCTCAGCATTGGCATTTAAAATCGCAACTGATCCGTTTGTTGGTCAATTGTGCTTTATCCGTTGCTACTCAGGCACGCTGAACTCGGGCGATACAGTTTATAACTCTGTTAAAGAGAAAAAAGAGCGTATCGGACGTATCGTTCAGATGCACGCGAATCAGCGCGAAGAAATTAAAGAAATGCTGGCGGGTGATATCGCTGCGGTAGTTGGTTTGAAAGATACAACGACCGGCGATACATTGTGTGATGACAAAGCCATTGTCGTTCTTGAGCGTATGGTCTTCCCAGAGCCGGTTATTTCGCAGGCTGTGGAACCTAAGACTAAGCAAGATCAAGAAAAAATGGGCCTGGCGTTGAATCGTTTGGCTGCTGAAGATCCTTCTTTCCGCGTACGTACTGACGAAGAATCGGGTCAAACGATTATCGCCGGTATGGGTGAGTTGCATCTGGACATTATTGTCGATCGTATGCGCCGTGAATTTAACGTCGAAGCGACCGTCGGTAAGCCACAAGTTGCCTATCGTGAAACGATTCGCAAGACTTGCGAAGAAATCGAAGGCAAGTTCGTTAAGCAATCTGGTGGTCGTGGTCAATATGGTCACGTGGTTCTGAAGATTGAGCCGCAAGCACCAGGTACTGGTTTTGAGTTTGTTGATGCGATCAAGGGCGGTACAGTGCCACGCGAATACATCCCTGCAGTTGAGAAGGGTGTTCGTGAAACATTGACTGCTGGTGTATTGGCCGGTTATCCGGTTGTTGACGTCAAGGTCACGCTGTTCTTTGGTTCGTACCATGATGTTGACTCGAACGAAAACGCATTCCGTATGGCTGCTTCGATGGCATTCAAAGACGGTTGCCGTAAGGCTAGCCCAGTCATTCTGGAGCCAATGATGGCGGTTGAAGTTGAGACGCCAGAAGACTACGCCGGTACAGTGATGGGCGATCTGTCGTCACGTCGCGGTATGGTCCAGGGTATGGATGAAATTGCTGGCGGTGGCGGCAAAATCATCAAGGCCGAAGTGCCATTGTCGGAAATGTTTGGTTACTCGACTTCATTGCGTTCGGCCACACAAGGTCGTGCAACATATTCGATGGAATTTAAGCACTACTCCGAAGCGCCGAAGAATGTTATCGACGCAATCGTGACATCGAAGACCAAGTAA
- the rpsG gene encoding 30S ribosomal protein S7, whose amino-acid sequence MPRRREVPKRDILPDPKFGNIDVAKFVNVLMLSGKKSVAENIIYGAFEHIQTKSGKDPLEVFALAIGNCKPLVEVKSRRVGGANYQVPVEVRPIRRMALSMRWLREAANKRSEKSMPQRLGGELLEAAEGRGGAMKKRDEVHRMAEANKAFSHFRF is encoded by the coding sequence ATGCCACGTCGTCGTGAAGTTCCCAAGCGGGACATATTGCCGGATCCTAAATTCGGTAACATTGATGTTGCGAAATTCGTCAACGTCTTAATGCTGTCCGGTAAAAAATCGGTAGCTGAAAATATTATTTACGGTGCTTTTGAGCACATCCAAACTAAATCCGGCAAAGATCCGCTGGAAGTGTTTGCGTTGGCAATCGGCAACTGCAAACCATTGGTTGAAGTTAAATCGCGTCGCGTTGGTGGTGCAAACTACCAGGTGCCAGTTGAAGTTCGTCCTATCCGTCGTATGGCTTTGTCGATGCGTTGGTTGCGTGAAGCAGCTAATAAGCGTAGCGAAAAATCAATGCCGCAACGCCTTGGCGGTGAATTGCTCGAAGCTGCAGAAGGTCGCGGCGGCGCAATGAAAAAGCGCGATGAAGTACACCGTATGGCTGAAGCGAACAAGGCGTTCTCGCACTTCCGCTTCTAA
- the rpsL gene encoding 30S ribosomal protein S12: MPTINQLIRQPRVSAVVKSKSPALENSPQKRGVCTRVYTTTPKKPNSALRKVAKVRLTNGFEVISYIGGEGHNLQEHSVVLLRGGRVKDLPGVRYHMVRGALDTQGVKDRKQARSKYGTKRAKAAKK, translated from the coding sequence ATGCCAACCATCAATCAATTGATTCGCCAGCCACGCGTATCTGCTGTTGTTAAAAGCAAATCGCCGGCGCTGGAAAACAGCCCTCAAAAACGCGGAGTATGTACCCGTGTTTATACGACAACTCCAAAGAAGCCAAACTCGGCTTTGCGTAAAGTTGCCAAGGTACGCTTGACTAACGGTTTCGAAGTTATTTCGTACATCGGTGGTGAAGGCCATAACCTGCAAGAGCATAGCGTCGTGTTGTTACGTGGCGGTCGTGTAAAAGATTTGCCGGGTGTGCGTTACCACATGGTTCGCGGTGCATTGGATACTCAAGGCGTCAAGGATCGTAAGCAAGCACGTTCGAAATACGGTACTAAGCGCGCTAAAGCTGCAAAGAAATAA
- a CDS encoding phosphoethanolamine transferase: MALTLYLVCKSASLRDNAFSLFLLMTMPYLLRRNNLFVLITYLILSLVPFSPLLFGQVVVRPARVVAMEFVAWLVIWALFKRPARFHWLLLPAFIALPTELYLRKFYGQGISTHHLGIIAETSPAEAIEFLGDKIWLLAVIFVCIIIWWGLSWYAAATTRDLDWRGNTRWLICAAMIASFGLWLYGEEMGVSPPPHPSATAKLVTAGSASQASSATMSQPATLAAIVNPRIASPVTPPPSSFTTSAMSSIKFGKLPSWAEIPFEAEPFGRTWPFGLAVRGYDFWKERKYLEDLQRENRRFSFRAQQVSQKDTPQIVVMVIGESSRADRWSLNGYARETNPLLEQEPNLVSFSDALTGVAATRLSVPVMVSRKPITQSLRAGFSEKSFITAYKEAGFKTYWMSNQMSFGKFDTPISVFANEADVTQFLNLGGFTDASSFDEALLAPLKTAMADPHPKKLIVLHSLGSHWNYSHRYPQGFDKWQPSLFGIANPAYTNLANKPALNNSYDNSILYTDWFLEQVIKTLKSSNKLSAMMYFSDHGETLYDGSCKIAFHGHNTQFEFHIPALMWYSDQYKTAYPEKVEQLIRHKRARINTENVFHSLLDLSDIRYPDEHLEKSFLSNKLRPHKRYVDSYGWSDYDNSTFKGDCREVKDNAKPLLQLKD; this comes from the coding sequence ATGGCTCTTACACTTTATCTAGTGTGTAAGTCCGCATCGTTACGGGATAATGCGTTTTCCCTATTTTTATTGATGACAATGCCTTACTTGCTGCGCCGAAATAACTTATTTGTACTGATCACTTATTTGATCTTGTCGCTGGTGCCATTTTCCCCGTTGCTTTTTGGTCAAGTTGTTGTGCGTCCTGCCCGCGTCGTAGCAATGGAATTTGTGGCGTGGCTAGTTATTTGGGCATTGTTCAAACGACCGGCACGTTTTCATTGGTTGTTGTTGCCCGCATTTATTGCGTTACCGACAGAACTGTATCTGCGCAAATTCTATGGACAGGGAATCTCAACCCATCACCTAGGGATCATTGCGGAAACCTCACCGGCAGAAGCAATAGAGTTCTTAGGCGATAAAATCTGGCTGCTGGCGGTAATTTTTGTCTGCATTATCATTTGGTGGGGATTAAGCTGGTATGCAGCCGCCACAACCCGCGATCTTGATTGGCGTGGCAATACGCGCTGGTTGATCTGCGCGGCGATGATTGCCTCTTTCGGTCTCTGGCTGTATGGCGAAGAAATGGGCGTCAGCCCACCACCACACCCCTCTGCGACGGCTAAGCTAGTAACAGCAGGCTCAGCTAGTCAGGCAAGCTCGGCAACGATGAGTCAGCCAGCTACACTTGCTGCCATTGTGAACCCAAGAATCGCGTCGCCTGTCACTCCGCCGCCCTCATCCTTTACCACGAGCGCGATGTCGTCAATTAAGTTCGGCAAACTGCCAAGTTGGGCCGAAATTCCATTTGAAGCCGAGCCGTTTGGTCGTACCTGGCCTTTTGGTCTTGCCGTGCGTGGTTACGATTTTTGGAAAGAGCGGAAATACCTGGAAGATTTACAACGCGAGAACCGCCGCTTCTCGTTCCGCGCCCAACAAGTTAGTCAGAAAGATACGCCCCAAATTGTTGTCATGGTCATAGGCGAGTCTTCACGCGCTGATCGATGGAGCCTGAACGGCTACGCGCGTGAGACCAATCCGCTATTGGAACAAGAGCCTAATCTTGTCAGTTTTTCGGATGCGCTCACGGGTGTCGCAGCGACGCGCTTATCGGTTCCTGTAATGGTTTCACGCAAACCGATCACGCAGAGCCTGCGTGCGGGTTTCTCTGAGAAATCCTTCATTACTGCCTATAAAGAAGCGGGCTTTAAAACTTACTGGATGTCAAATCAGATGTCCTTCGGTAAATTCGATACACCTATTTCTGTGTTTGCAAATGAAGCAGATGTGACCCAATTCCTGAATCTTGGTGGCTTTACGGACGCGTCGAGTTTTGATGAAGCTCTGCTGGCCCCCTTAAAAACGGCGATGGCCGACCCGCATCCGAAAAAACTCATTGTGCTCCATAGCTTAGGCAGCCACTGGAACTACAGCCATCGTTACCCTCAGGGATTCGACAAATGGCAGCCGTCGCTCTTCGGCATCGCGAATCCGGCGTACACCAATCTGGCGAATAAACCCGCGTTAAATAATAGTTACGATAACTCGATCCTTTACACCGACTGGTTTTTGGAGCAAGTCATCAAGACATTAAAGTCTTCGAATAAGTTGAGCGCCATGATGTACTTCTCCGATCATGGAGAAACCTTGTACGACGGCAGCTGCAAAATAGCTTTTCATGGCCACAACACGCAGTTTGAATTCCATATTCCAGCATTAATGTGGTATTCGGATCAATACAAAACCGCCTATCCAGAAAAAGTAGAGCAGCTAATACGTCATAAGCGAGCGCGTATTAATACCGAAAACGTATTTCATTCGTTGTTGGATCTATCTGATATTCGCTATCCGGATGAGCACTTGGAGAAGAGCTTTTTAAGCAATAAACTCCGTCCGCATAAGCGGTATGTAGATAGCTATGGCTGGAGCGATTACGATAACTCGACCTTTAAAGGCGATTGTCGAGAAGTAAAAGATAACGCGAAACCGTTGCTGCAACTGAAGGACTAA